ACGGTGGGTAAATGACGAAGATATATTTTTCATTTTCTTAACCCCAACGACAACTTATCCGAATAGATTAGTAAGAGGAGAAAGAAGCAAATTCAGACTAACTTTTAACTGATGCTGTAAAGTAGGTAAACGATACAAATAAACTAAACGGCGCGCGATATAAGCCAAATTACCATCAAGAGATACACCTAAACCACTTAAAGTAGCATTATCTACCCCCAGCGCCAACATTTCCCCTAACGGTTGATAGCGAAACGGTGAAAGAGGTTGATGAGTTAAAGAGGCTTTGATATTTAAGGCACAATAATCCGACTGCTGAAAGGCGACTTGCGCCGTATTAGCCAAAACATTTCCCTTACTATCAATACTTCTAACTAAATCACCCAAAGCAAAAATATGAGGATAATCTTGCACTTGTAGCTTATCATCAATAATAATTTTTCCTTGTTCATTTTGCGGTAAGTCTAAACCCTCTAAAAGATTAATTGCTTTTGTGCCAACAGTCCATAAAACTATATCCACAGGCAAATTATCGATAGTGCCTCGATATTCTAAAGCAATTTCTTTTTCTTTTACTTCCGTTACAGTTGTTTCTAAATTAAGCCAAATATTACGAGATTTCAGCGCCCTCCCCGCCGATTTACGATTAAATTCGGGGGAATTTTTCAAAATATGACTACCACGATCAATTATCCTAATTTTACCACGTTTTCCGAGTCTATCCGCCAATTTAACAGCTAATTCGATGCCACTGTAACCAGCGCCCACCACCGCAATTCTAATATAATCTTGAGTGGAATCTTCCAACCGTTGCAATTTTTGCTTCAGAGTAGAAGCATCATCAAGACGACGAAAAGGAATAGCAAACTCTTTTGCACCTTTGACAAAATCAATGGGAGTAGTGCCACCCAAAGCCACCACTAAACGATCATAAAATATAGTAGGATGATTTTGAAAAGCCACCGTATTTTGAGGTAAATTAACCGCCGTTGCTGTATCTTGAATAAAATTAATTTCAGTATTAGCTAATAAATCTCGATAGTAAGGCGCAACTTCCCATGACTGCATTTCTCCTGTGATTAATTCGTAAAGAAGAGGAGAAAATAAAAAACGATCATTTTTATCAATTAGAGTTATTTCCGGAGGATTGCCTTGCCAATCTAACTCTTGTAACCGCAAAGCTGTATATAATCCACCAAAACCACCACCTAAAATTACAACTTTATTCATAATATCAAGAATTTCTCCACCAAAAACCATCATTCCTAGTGTAACTCACCTCACTGGGAGATTAGGCTATTTTCTTTCGTACTCACTCAAATCAATGAAGATAAAATGATTTCATTCTTGAAGTGCTAAGATCAAGGCTACTTTAAATTATCGACAAACTCAGTTAAAGCATCATATTGATCAGAATAATTAACATATTTTGTAAAATTTTCTAAATTTAATTCTGGTAACAATACACTATGATCAACTTTTAAATACTGATCATTTTGAAGACTATATATTGTCAAAATACTATTTTTATAAAACCATACTTCAGGAATACCAAGACGACGATAAATTTCTAAAATATTAATATTTTCACTGGTAATAATTACCTCAATAACTAGATCAGGAATCTCTTTTTTACTATAAAAATTATAAGACTCATCAGGCTCTTTTCTCCCTGTGATTTCTTTCTTGCCTAAAGTTGTACTTCCCCACATATAAAATCTAATTCCATTGTGTCTCATATAGTTTTCTAATAAATTACC
Above is a genomic segment from Cyanobacterium sp. T60_A2020_053 containing:
- a CDS encoding NAD(P)/FAD-dependent oxidoreductase — translated: MNKVVILGGGFGGLYTALRLQELDWQGNPPEITLIDKNDRFLFSPLLYELITGEMQSWEVAPYYRDLLANTEINFIQDTATAVNLPQNTVAFQNHPTIFYDRLVVALGGTTPIDFVKGAKEFAIPFRRLDDASTLKQKLQRLEDSTQDYIRIAVVGAGYSGIELAVKLADRLGKRGKIRIIDRGSHILKNSPEFNRKSAGRALKSRNIWLNLETTVTEVKEKEIALEYRGTIDNLPVDIVLWTVGTKAINLLEGLDLPQNEQGKIIIDDKLQVQDYPHIFALGDLVRSIDSKGNVLANTAQVAFQQSDYCALNIKASLTHQPLSPFRYQPLGEMLALGVDNATLSGLGVSLDGNLAYIARRLVYLYRLPTLQHQLKVSLNLLLSPLTNLFG
- a CDS encoding Uma2 family endonuclease encodes the protein MTTLLEIPQTQSNKLVLDGISWEKFEQIEASFQDIEGVKFIYLDGELEIVMSPSQAHESIKSLIGNLLENYMRHNGIRFYMWGSTTLGKKEITGRKEPDESYNFYSKKEIPDLVIEVIITSENINILEIYRRLGIPEVWFYKNSILTIYSLQNDQYLKVDHSVLLPELNLENFTKYVNYSDQYDALTEFVDNLK